In Thermococcus sp., the DNA window AGATATTCCCTCTTGGCCCTCGCATGGGTGTGATAGAACCAGTCGGCCGCTTTGCAGTACCTGTAGAGCTCCCCGGGCTTGAAGTAGAGGTTTATCTCCCTCTCGGCGCTCTCCGGACTGTCCGAGGCGTGGATTATATTGTAAATCGAATCGCCAATGTCAAGTCCATAGTCGCCCCTTATGCTCCCTGGCTCTGCGTCCTTCGGGTCGGTGGCGCCGCACATTTTCCTGACGACGCTTATGGCGTATCGTCCCTCAACCACCATGACGACGCTTGGGGCCTTGGTGATGTAGTCGATGAGGGGCTCGAAGAAGGGTTTTCCCCTGTGCTCCTCGTAGTGCTTCTCGGCCAGCTCACGGGTGATCCATATCATCTTCATCCCGACGATTTTGAGACCCCTTTTCTCAAAGCGGGAGATTATTTCGCCCATCAGCCCGCGAACAACTGCGTCGGGCTTCAGGATAACGAGGGTTCTCTCTATATTCCTCTCGGCCATTGGCAACACCGAAGTTAGTTGACCACGTGGTTAATAGGTTTTTTGGAATCCACGAGAGGGGGGCACAAACGAAGGGAAAAATAAGGGGTTCAGCCAACACTAACATACCACGTCATGGCCGTCCAGGCATCGTGATGCACTGCAACTCCCCAAATACGCACACTCCTGAACCTTGCCCAGAGTTTAACGTTAACTACTGCATGCCAGTTTCCGTCATAGAGAGTTGTCTCACCTACGATACCTTCTGAAGAGGGCATGAACCCAATCGTATGGTGGGGGGCATCCTCGTTGTAGGGGATGTCAAAGTCCCAAACCGCCTGAGGGTCGATGGCATCTCCATAAACTTTGTACCCTCCAATCGCAAGGGGGGTATGAAACCGGTCCTATGTTAATCGTTAAAGTTTCGTACTTGTTTATTATTCCGGCGGGTTCCATAATGCCTACCCGTCCGTGAAGAGCCGGGTCAACTCCCCAGTCATGAGTTATCTTTATGTCCGCTGTGAAATAGCTCCCATAATTGCCTTCGATAGCCACGCCGGGGGTAACGCGATATGTTCCAAGGTCGTTCTTGTCCTTTGTGCATATGAATCTCTCCTCGGTAGGGTTACCATCGTTCCAGAGGCCCCAGATATAGAACTGAGCATATAAGGGACACATATCTTTTCCTTTGGAATTACATCGGGCTTGAACTTCGGTGCCTTCCTGTCCCATTCTAGAAGTTCACTCCAAACCTTTTCAGCCTCGATAGGAACACCCTTCTTGGTTGCTGTGATCACGATATCAACCCTGCCATCCCTCCTCACTTTTATCCCATAACCCACATCAGAACTGCGTCTTTTGGAAGTTCTGGAAGTGCATATGCATGCCACTTGGCATTTGGGGCACTCTTCAAAACGAACTCCTGCACGGTTTTCTGAACTTCTTTAACGTCCAGTGGAAGACCATTTGGCGTGTAGAGGAGAAGGGTTGTGTAGTCCTTGCCCGGAAGCTTCTGGACCGCTGGAGTTGCGTACTGAACGTTGTTTCCCGTGGGATACGCCGAAACAACAAACAGACTTCAACCAAGACACCGAGTATGAACCATACCCCTTTTCCTCGCATTCGACCCCTCCCAAACGGGTTGTCAGGTATAATTAGGAAACTCATAGTATTTAAGTATTTCGTCCTCTCAAAATTAAGGAATGACAAAAGTATTCATTGAGTTAAAATTACTAGGAAAAAAAGAAATTACTTTCTCCTCTTGGCCCCTATAGCATTCCGTACCACCTAATTCAAAGGATAAACACTTCAGGGGTCCAACAAAGGCCGCAGGTGAGCCGCTCTTAATCCCCCTTCCTAGTCTGGAACCTTTTATAATCTTTGGAAGCATCACGTTGCCACACTCGTTGCAGCGAAGTATCAGCTCCTCTCCCGCCCCCTGATGACCTCAACATCATCGCTACCGCATCTAGACAGATGAAGTACTACTCCAGTCTTCTCCCCAGAAGTGAGAGGAGGAAGGCGTTCATAAAAAAGGGGAGTTTAAGGCAAATGCGCTCAACTGATAGCCCCGATTAGCTTCAAGATTCTGAGGGCATAGTATGTCTCCTGCAATCCTCCATAGTATTTCGCACCTCTGTAAAACAGAAAACCACCGTACTTGTATTTTAAGGAGTGGACGAAATTTATCAGGTCTTGGATGTCTTTCGGACAGCAACCCATGTAAACCAATGCCTCTATTACCCTATAGGTGTTGTATAGATCGGGGTAACCCCAGCCTCCTCCATGCATGGTTCTTAAGAAATACTGAACCGTATCTGTGTCATTGTAATTATACCCAAGAGCATGGAGAAGCATTACTGCGTTTGTTGTCTGAAAGATAATTTCCCCAGTTGTATTTCCAGTTCCAAACGTTCCGTTAGTATTCTTCATGGAGAGTATTTCACTGATTAGTTCTGATCGGGTTTTTGTATCTAATTTAACTCCTATTGAGTTCCCAAGTTTTATGAGATCTATCCATCCCTCATCTATCAGAAGATCTTGTCTCCTGTGGGCCAGATACCATTGCATTAACCGGATTGTTTCATTTTTTAGGTACTTCATGTCATTATGATCAATGGTAATATTAAGTTCCTTGTAGGTAAGGTAGATAGGATATAAGGCGGCCGGATTATCCTGGCTATAAGGCCATCTGTTATGAAGGGCATGTCTCAGATACGTCTCTAACCGGGTTCTGTTGAGGGGCATTCCGATTTTCTTGGCAACGTAGACCCCCATATATGTACTTATTGGTCCACAGAACTTTTTAAACGTGAAAGCGAAGCCCCCGAGGGGGCTTTCCCAGCTGTGTATGAACTCTATTGTTTTTTTATCTGGTTTTTTTCCGAGTAAAGTAATCGTTTTTACAGCATAATACGTTCCCTGGAACTCCCCGTAGTCCTTCCCAAAGATATTAAATCCCCCATCAGGCAATTCTTGGGACATTACATAATTATAAATCCCCTCTGAGATAGTTTTGTTCAAAAGTCTGTACCCCTCAAGTAGTTGGGCAAAATTGGCCACTATAAAGAGAGGGGGTTTGTTTCCAAGTATTTTTCCGACGTTCTTGGACAGGTTCTTTATAGAAGATACGTCCCCTTTGTACTCCTCTGTTTTTGTATAATTAACCCCCATAATCTCTAGGCACTTGGTATAACTAATAAAGTTAAACAAAAACCCCATTAAACGGAGCCCCTTATATTCGTGGGATGGCGTTAAGTTCTGAAAATTTCTCAGACAATATTCACGGGTTTCTCTAAGATTGCTCAAATTATATCCAAGAACGTGTAAAATTTCTACAGCCTGGGGTGTGAAGTCCATGTCATCATACACAAAAGAGCCGTTTTTTTGTCTCATATTCAATATGAATTCTATGATTTTATATGGGTTCTTTGGGGAGGAGTTTAACATTGATAGGGTCATAACACCATAATAGACTATCCAGAATTTAGGCATATTTGCATCGTAATCTGTTGTCGTATTTTCAAAGAGATTGTCTTCATTCCTGTGGAGCCATTCTATCGTCTGAATCCGATTGTAAGGAGTTTGATTTATTGCTCTTAATGCAGATACAAAATAATAAGTTGAAACAATATCCGGGGTTATTGTATCGTCGATTTCCGTAAAACCTCCCCCCGAACATTCAGCCAATTGCAGTCTTTTGGATGTGTAGCTAATCCAGTCTCGGCCAAGAAATGTGGAGGTGATAAGGAGCCTTGGGGGACAATTAAGCTGGATTTTTACGTCCTCATTTTCAATGGCTTTGCTCTCTTTACCGTTATTCCATCCATTGAGGGATATTCCCCAATACATTCCTAACAATAGGACTAGAACCAAAAAAGAGGAAAGGAGGAATTTTCTCTCCATTATCGTGACCCCCGTAATTTGATGACGTTAGCTCCTTGTATGTATTTAGTGTTTCCTCCAACACTACCAAAGTAAAATTGCCCTGTAGTGTGATCCTCTACCCGCCATATACCAAAAATTGCAGTTGCCTCCATATTGTCAAAGTCCACCCCAGCATAGTCTGTGTTGTGGAGAGTTATGCTGTACTCCGCCCCATCAGAGGTTCCATAAAAACCTATTCCTGGTGGTGCCGAGACGGAGATGGAACCACTGATGGCAACGAACTTTAACCTGACCCCAAGAGTCAAA includes these proteins:
- the ndk gene encoding nucleoside-diphosphate kinase, with the protein product MAERNIERTLVILKPDAVVRGLMGEIISRFEKRGLKIVGMKMIWITRELAEKHYEEHRGKPFFEPLIDYITKAPSVVMVVEGRYAISVVRKMCGATDPKDAEPGSIRGDYGLDIGDSIYNIIHASDSPESAEREINLYFKPGELYRYCKAADWFYHTHARAKREYLDTMDCLER